TTCAGCCGCAGCTTTTCGAGCGCCTCGCGCAGCACGCCGTGCTCGTGCGATTCCACCGGATAGAGCCCGGCGAACACCATCGGCTTGATCGGCTCAAAGCCGGGCAGAGGCGCGCTCGCGGGATTGCGGTCGTCGGTGACGGTGTCGCCCACCTGGGCGTCGGAAACGGTCTTGATGTTCGCCGTCACGTAGCCGGCCTCACCCGCGGAAAGCGAATCCACGGGCACGCGCTTCGGCGTCTGGTAGCCGAGCGATTCCACTTCGTACACAGCGCCGTTCGACCATAGCCGGATCTTCTGGCCGATCGAGATGCGGCCATCCACCACGCGGATCAGGATGAACACGCCGCGATAGGGATCGAACCAGGAATCGAAAATCAGCGCGCGCAGTGGCGCGTTCGGATCGCCTTTGGGCGGCGGCACGTGGCTGACGATGGCTTCCAGCGTTTCCTCAATGCCGATGCCTTGCTTGGCGGAGGCGAGGATGGCGCCCGATGCGTCCAGCCCGATCACCGATTCGATCTGTTCCTGGATGCGCTCCGGTTCGGCGGCAGGCAGATCGATCTTGTTGATCACCGGGATCAGCTCGAGGTTGTGCTTGATCGCCAGGTACGTATTGGCGAGCGTTTGCGCCTCCACGCCCTGCGACGCATCTACCACCAGCAGCGCACCCTCGCACGCCTGCAGCGAGCGTGAAACTTCGTACGTGAAGTCCACGTGGCCGGGCGTGTCGATAAGATTCAACTGGTAGAGATTGCCGTTGCGCGCTTTGTACTCGAGGCGCACGGCGTGCGCCTTGATCGTGATGCCGCGCTCGCGCTCGAGATCCATCGAGTCGAGAACCTGCGCCATCATCTCGCGCTGCGTGAGTGCGCCTGTAGACTCGATCAGGCGGTCGGCCAGCGTCGACTTTCCGTGATCGATATGCGCAATGATAGAGAAATTCCGGATGAAGGCGGGATCCATGAAACGCGTGGGGTGACTTTCTGATTATAGCTGGCGGGGCCTATTTCACGTTCCAGGCCGCGAGTTCGGACTCGGTCCGGACGAACATCCGGCCATCGGAAAATGCCGGATATGCGCGGACAAGCGATTCGGCCACGCGGAACTTTTTCACCGGCTTGTAGGCCGCCGGCGAGGCTGGCGCGATCTGTGCTTCGCCGCCTTCCGTGAGCACCACCAGATTACCGCCGGCAAGCGTCACGGTGCCGGCCCGGAGCCCCGGCACACTCCACTTCACTTTGCCCGTGGACCATTCGACGCAACGCAACTCCTGTCCCATCTCCTGCCGCCCGTCAAATCCGTAGAGGTGGCCTTCGTGGAGTACGGGCGTGGCGTAGTGGGCAGACAGCGAGTCGTCGCCGGACCAGATGACCTTCGGCTTGCCCTGGGCAATATCGAGCAGCGCGGCGCCGGTGCCGTAGCTAGCGGTGATAAACACCTGCGAGCCGTGCGCCAACGGCGTGGCGGCGTTCACCGATGCCTGGCTCCGGGACCGCCATCGATGCTCGAAGCGGATCTTCCCAGTCGACGGATCGGCGTCGACGAGCCCGTCGCGCGTGAAGAAGAGCGCATGGTCCGCGCCGCCTATCGCCGCTAAGGTGGGCGACGCGTAGCCGGCTTCGCTCGAGAGCGCCTTCCACCGCGTTTTGCCGGTGAGCTTTTCGATGGCGACGATGCCCGCGCCGTTGGCGCCGCCGATGTTCATCAGGACACTGCCGCCGTGCACCAGCGGATTGCACGCTGCGCCGAAGAACTCCTTGCGGACACCGAACTCCTTGCGCGCGTCGAGCTGCCAGACGCGCTTGCCGGTATCCAGCCGGACGCAGGTGAGCATGCCTTCCGCGCCATACGTGTATACGTTGCCGCCATCCACCGCGGGCGTCGCCCGCGGGCCCTCCGAGAAGCCGAAATCGTCGCGGTACCCAGTGTGGTAAGCGTGCTTCCACTGCGTCGTCCCCGTAGCCGCATCGATCGCTTCGATGATCTCTTCGTCGTTCAGGCGATGGAACGCGATCACGCGTCCGCCGGCCACCGCGACGGAACTGAACCCCGCGCCGGCCGCATGTTTCCACAGCCGCTTGCCGTCCGTCTTCTCCGAGAATGGACCCGCGTAGACGCCGTTGCGCTTCGGGCCCAGGTGCTGCGGCCAGTCCTGCGCGGCGGCGAGCATCGCCGTGGTCGCCGCCATCGCCAACAATTTCACGGCTTGGCCGCCGTTGCCGCCGGGCCTTCGGGAAGCGCCTGGCTGAGGTCGACGAACATCGCCCGTAGTTTCGCCGATACCTCGCTGTTGTTCGCCACCAGATCCGCGGTGATCTCATCGCGCCGTCCAAGCAGCGCCTGCAGCGTGGGTGCAACCTCGGGCCGCGCGGTTTCGGCGATGTCGCGTAGGCGATCGAAGAATCCAGTGGAAAGGTCCCGCGCGTGGGCCGCACGGCCCTGCTCCACCTCTACGATGAGCTGCGCCAGTTGCAGCCGCAACAGCCGGTGGCCGCTCAATGTCTCGGACTGGGCCAGTTGCGCCTGGACGTCCTGCTTCTGCAGAAACGTGGGAACGAACCCGGCGAGGAACGCCGCCGCGGCGGCAGCAACGCTGATCAGGACGCGCTTCATGTATTTGTGATTATGCGAAATCGGCGTTCATCCGCGCCAGCGCCCCCAGATCGAGGCGGCCCGTGTAGATAGCCATCCCGAGCGCGGCGTGAATCCGCAGACGTTGTAGTTCGGCGATCTCCTCGATCGTCGTGATCCCGCCCGCGGCCGTGATTTCGAGGGAGGTGTTCTCGCGCAGCCGGCGGAACCAGTTGAGGTCGGTCCCCTGCATCATGCCCTCCTTGTCGACGTAGGTGCAGAGCACGCCGCCGCAGTAGGGTTCAAGCTGGCTGACGACCTGCTCGGCCGTGAGGTCCACGGATTCCCGCCAGCCCTTCACGGCGATGCGGCCGTCCTTCGAATCGAGCGCCACCGCCAGCCGCTCCTTCCCGATGGCTTGCGAGACGCGCGAGAGGAAGTCCGCTGCGATGCCGGACGAAGTGAACGCCGATGTCCCCACGATCACACGGTGCGCGCCCTGATCCGTGAGCTTGCTGGCGCGTTCCACATCGCGGACGCCGCCGCCGACTCGGCATCGCGCCCGCGAAGCGATGTACTCGACGATCCTGTCGTTTGACCCGCGTCCCAGCGCCGCGTCGAGATCGATTACTTGGATCTCCGGAAACGCGCGGAAACGATCGAGCATTTCGTCCGGGGAACCGCCTTCGAGCGCCTTGTCGCGCCCTTGGACAAGCTGGACGACTTTGCCGTCCATCAGGTCAATACAAGGAATGATCATGGAACCGCCGGTCTCACTGGAATGCCGTGTTTGTCGAGGTACTCTTTGAGATCCGCTACGGTGTACGCGCCGTAGTGGAAAATCGACGCCGCCAGCGCCGCGTCGGCTTCGCCTTCGGTGAGTACTTTGCGGAAATGGTCCGGCGATCCGGCGCCGCCGCTTGCGATCACCGGGATGTGCGTCGCGCGCGACACCGCCCGCGTCAATTCGCAATCGAAGCCGTCCTGCACGCCGTCGGTGTCCATGGAAGTGAGCAGGATCTCGCCGGCGCCGAGTGACTCCCCGCGCGCCGCCCACTCCACGGCGTCGATGCCCTCGTCGACGCGTCCGCCCTTGGTGAACACGTTCCAGCCGCCGCCGCCTCGGCGCCGCGCGTCAATGGCGAGTACGACAGCCTGGGCGCCGAACTCGTTCGAAAGCTCCGTGATCAACTCCGGCCGGTGCACGGCGGCCGTGTTCACGCTGACCTTGTCGGCGCCGGCGCGGATGATCTTGCGGCCGTCGGCCACGGTGCGGATGCCGCCGCCGACGGTGAGCGGGATGAACACACGGCGCGCCGTGCGGAACACGACATCGACCATGGTCTTGCGTTCATCGGACGACGCTGTGATATCGAGGAACACGAGTTCGTCGGCGCTCTGCAGGTTGTAGCGCTCGGCCAGTTCAACCGGGTCGCCCGCGTCGCGCAGGTTCACGAAGTTGACGCCCTTCACCACGCGGCCGGCGGTGACGTCGAGACAGGGGATGATTCGTTTCGCGAGCACGTTATAGATCCACGAAATTCTTCACGATGCGCAAGCCGAGGGGGCCGGACTTCTCCGGATGGAACTGCACACCGAAGACGTTGTCGCGTTCGAGCACGGCTGTATAGTCGACGCCGTATCTGCACGTGGCCGCGGTGGCCGTGTTCACCGGCGCGTAGTAGGAATGCGCGAAGTACAGGTGCGGGCGAGGTCCCAGGTTGCGGAGCAGGCGCGAAGCCTGCCCGGAGGCGCCATGCGGCACGATTTCGTTCCAGCCCATGTGCGGCACCCGGGCGTCGGCCGAGAACCGGCGGACGGTTTCCGGATACAGCCCAAGGCCGGCAAGCCCCGGCGCTTCTTCGCTTGCGGCGAACAGCGCCTGGAGCCCGAGGCAGATGCCGAGAAACGGCACGCCGGCGTGGATCCGTTCGATCAACGCCTCGCGGACGCGCATTGCGTCGAGCGAGCGCAGCATCTGCCCGAAGTGGCCAACGCCCGGCAGCACGATCCGCGAGGCCCGGCGCAGTTCGGCCGCGTCGTCGATCACCTCGTAGGGCGCGCCGATCTCGGCCAGCGTGTTCTGCACCGATTGCAGGTTTCCGGCTCCGTAATCGAAGATGGAGATCACTTAGAGGAGCCCCTTCGTGGACGGAAGCTGATCCTTCAGCCGGGCGTCTTTTGAACATGCATAGCGCATGGCGCGCGCGAAGCACTTGAAGATCGCCTCGATCTTGTGATGATTGGACCGGCCGTAGAGGATCTTCGCGTGAAGATTGGCGCCGGCGTGGGCGACGAAACCCGAAAAGAAATCCTCGCACAACTCGGTTTGCAGGTCGCCGACGAGCCGCACGCGGACGAGGTCTTTGTACACGAGAGCGGGGCGTCCGCCGAGATCCACCGCCACCACGGCCAGTGTCTCGTCCATCGGAAGGACGAAGTAGCCGGCCCGATTGATGCCCTTCCGGTCTCCCAGGGCGCCCGCGAACAATTGCCCGAGCACGATGCCGCAGTCTTCCACGGTGTGATGCTGATCGACATCGAGGTCGCCGGTGGCGCGAAGGGTCAGGTCGAAGCCGCCGTGCTTGGCGAACAACTCGAGCATGTGGTCCAGGAAACGGATGCCGGTGGCGATCTCGTAACGCCCGCGCCCTTCGATCTTTAACGATCCTTCGATCTGCGTCTCGCGCGTGTCGCGTTGGATGCGGGCGGTTCTCATCGGTTCTCCAGGATGGTCGGGATTTCGTTGATGTCTGCGATGACGGCCACCGCATTCTGCTCTTCGAACAGTTCGAGGAGGCGGCCGCGGTAGGGGACCTCGGGGCCGGCGATGCCGATGAAGGGAACGCCGGCGGCGCTGGCGCTCCGCGCGTCGTCCACCGTGTCGCCGACATACCAGAGCTCCGTGCCGGGGTGGCCGGCGCGGATCTTCTCGAGGCCTTCCGGATCCGGCTTTCCGCGCACGACATCGTCGGCGCCGATCAACGGGTGAAACGGGATGTCGCGCGCGAACTGAGTGAGAGTTAAGTTCGCCTCGTCGCGCAGACGCCCGGTGAAGATTGCCAGTTGATACTCGCGCGCCAGCCGTTCCATCAGGCCCGTGCGCGGCAGCCAACGTTCGCGACTCATCAGACCACTTGGGATTCCATCGGTGATCGTGCCGAAGAAGAGGCGATTGAACTCCTCGACCACCGTCTCGTAGGCTACCGGCACGCCGAGGTCGGCGGCGATGGTTTGTGACAGCAGCCAGTCGTTGTTGAAACCCCCGCGGTTCTTGTACTCCTGCACCAGTTCCCGCGTGATCGTCCGCCCGGTAAAATGATGCACGGTCTGGCAGATGGTCTCGCGGTAGGACTCGGTCACGTCCACCAGCACGCCGTCCATGTCGAAGACGATCATCTCTCGCTTCACAGAATCGCCTCCAATTCTCCGAGGAAGCGCGCGGCTTGTTCGCGCGTGCCGCAGGTGACGCGGACACACCCGGCGATTTCGTAGCTGCGGTCCCGCACCAGGACGCCGCGGCCGCGCAGCTTGTCGCGGATCTCGATTGACCGCGGGCCCACGTGGAACAGCACGAAGTTGGCCTGGCTCCGGTAGTGGCGGATGCCCAGCCCGTCCAAACCCGCGTAGATTGCCTCGCGCGCCGCCAGCGCCTCGGCCACATAGCCGCGCACGTAGTCCGCGTCTTCCGCCGCGGCGCGCGCCGCCACGGCCGCCAGCATGTTCACGCTGTAGGGCGATTGCGCCTTGTGCAGGTACGCCACGTTAGCCGCCTGCGAAAACAGGCATCCCACGCGCATCGCCGCCATTCCGTAGACCTTGGAGAATGTCCGGCTCACGAACAGATTCGGGTAGCGGGCGATGAGGCCGAGCGCGGTAACGCCGGAGAATTCGAAGTAGGCTTCGTCGATCAGCACCGCCGCGTGCGGCGCCGCGCGCAGAATCCGCTCCACCGCTTCGAGCCCGATCCCCGTGCCCGTCGGGTTGTTTGGATTGGAGATCAGCACCGCGCGCGTCTTCGTGTGAATCGCCGCCTCCAATTCCTCGAGTGGAAACGCGAGGTCCGGCTCACGGTAGGAAAGCTCGCGGATCGCCGCGCCTGCAACCTCCGAATAGAAACGGTACATCGCGTACGAGGGATGCAGCACGATGACGTCGTCGCCATCGTCGACGTAGGTGTTCACCAGCACCTGAATCGCCTCGTCGGTGCCGTTGGTGAGAATGAACTCCTCCGGCGCCACGCCGAAGAACCGCGCGAGTGCGGGCTTGATTTCCTCGTACTCCGGGTACACGGTGAGCGCGCCGGCGTCGAGATATCGCCGCAACGCTTCGATGACGCGGGGCGACGCACCGACGGTGTTCTCGTTGAAGTCGAGCCGGAGCTTGCCGGCGCGGCCCGAAGAAGGCGGCGAATACGGCGCCATCCGCACCACGGCCGGCCTCGGCGTCGGTTGCGCGGGTTCGTCACCCATTACTTGCGCCCCTTTGGCGAACGGATCTCGATGGACCGCGCGTGCGCTTCGAGGCCTTCGGCGCGGGCCAGCGCCGTCACGGCCGGGGTGAGCCGCGAGAGCGCGCCCGGGGAAAGCTGCTGCACGGAAATCACCTTCACGTAATCGGCCGCGGAGAGCCCGCCGCGTAGCCGCGCGACGCCGCTGGTGGGCAGAACGTGGTTCGGGCCGGAGGCGTAGTCGCCGGCCGCTTCCGTGCTGTACGGACCGAGAAACACGCTGCCTGCGTGGCGAATGCCGGGGAGCAGGGTGCGGTCATGCAGCGAGAGATGCTCCGGCGCGAAGCGGTTGGAGATTTCGACGGCCTGCGCCGCGGAATCGACGAGCACGATCGCCGAGTTCCGGTTGATCGCAACGCGCGCCACATCCGCAGTGGGCAGCGTCTCAAGCTGCCGCTCGATGTCGGCCGCCACCTGCGTTGCCAGCTTCTTCGAACGCGTGAGCAAAAACGCGCTGGCGTCGGTATCGTGTTCGGCTTGCGCCAGCATATCGGCGGCGATCCACGGCGCTTCGCCTTTGTCGGCGATGATAAGGATCTCAGTGGGCCCGGCAACGAAGTCGATGCCGGTCTCGCCGGCGATGATCTTCTTCGCCGCGGCCACCCAGATCGAGCCCGGGCCGACGATCCGGTCCGCGCGCGGGATCATCTTTGTGCCGAAGGCGAATGCCGCGACGGCGTGCGCGCCGCCAATCCGGTAGAGCTTGTCCAATTGCAGGAACGCCGCCGTTCCGAGAATGGCATCGGAGGGCCGGGGCGAAGCGGCGCAGATGGTCCTGACCCCGGCTACGCGCGCCGGAATCACGGTCATCATCAACGTTGAGGGCAGCGGATACCGTCCGCTCGGGATGTACGCGGCCACGCAATCGAGCGGCCGTACGATCTGCGTGAGCTTCAAACCTGGCGCCGGAGTTACGGACTTCGTTTCCGGCATCTGCATCCGCGCATAGGCGCGAATGTTCGCCGAAGCGGCCCGCAGCGCGCTCTTCAGCGCCGCCGGCAGTTTCACCTTTCGCATCGCCTCGGCATCCACGGCGAGCGCGTTGCCTTCAAGCCGATCGAACCGGCGGGCGTACTCAACCACCGCTTTGTCGCCGCGCTTGCGCACGTCTTCGAGAATCGGACGCACGGCCGCTTCGGCTTCTGTCATCCGCGCCGCGCGCCGCGTCAGCAGCTTGCCCGTTTCCGAAGCTGGAATGATGCGGATCATCTCTACATCACGATCTTGTTCAATGGATACTCCACGATCCCTTGCGCCCCGGCTTCCTTCAGGCGCGGGATGATCGAGCGTACGGTGGCCTCTTCGAGGATGGTGTTGACGGCCAGCCAGTCGTCGTCGCTGAGATGGGAGATGGTCGGCCGCTTCAGCGCCGGCAGCACGGCGAGCACGCGCTCCAGGTTGGCCTTTTCCACGTTCAGCATCAGACCCACCTTGCCCAGCGCGCTGATCGCGCCTTCGAGGAGCATCTTCATATCTTCGAGTTTCCGCCGCTTCCAGGAGTCCGCCCACGACGCCGTATTGGCGATCAACTGCGTGTTCGATTCGAGCACCGTATCGACGATCTTCAACTTGTTCGCCCGCAGCGACGAACCGGTTTCGGTCACCTCGACGATCGCATCGGCCAGCACCGGCGGCTTCACTTCCGTCGCGCCCCAGGAGAACTCCACCTTCGCCGACACGCCGTGCGAAGCCAGATACTTTTTCGTCGCGCCAACGAGCTCGGTGGCGATGATCTTGCCCTCGAGGTCTTTCACCGAAAAAACGTTCGAACTCTCCGGCGCCGCCAGCACCCAGCGCACCTTGCCGAAGCTCTGCTTGGCGTAGACGAGATCGGCCACCACCTGCACTTCGGCGTCGTTCTCCATCACCCAGTCGCGGCCGGTAAGGCCCGCGTCGAGGATGCCGTCTTCCACGTACCGCGCCATTTCCTGCGCCCGGATGAGCATGCACTCGATTTCCGGGTCGTCGATGCCGGGGAAGTACGACCGGCTCGAGATCGTGATCGAGAATCCGGCGCGCCGGAACAGATCGACGGTCGCGTTTTCGAGGCTCCCTTTCGGGATTCCCAGTTTCAGTTTCATTCGATCAGCTCCCATACACCGCCGCCGGGTCGTAAGACCGCTCATCGACGTCCGCCCACTCGGTCCCCGTCCATTTACGGAAGAAGCAGCTCTCGTAGCCTTCGTGGCACACGCCCGGCCCCAGCGCCTCGGCGGCGATAACGAGCGCGTCGCGGTCGCAATCGGTGCGGATTTCCTTCACCACAAGCCGGTGTCCGGAAGATTCGCCTTTCATCCACAGCTTGTTGCGGGAGCGTGAGTAGAAGGTGACGAAGCCAGTCTCCACCGTCTTTCGCCACGCCTCTTCGTTCATAAAGCCAACCATCAGCACGCGCGCGGTATCGTGATCCACTACCACGGCGGCGATGAGGCCGTCCATTTTCTTGAAATCGAGATCCATGTCCTTGTCCACTGACGATTCGGATGAAGTGAGAGGAGCGCCGCGGCTGGCGGCCAGGGGAACTTGCTTGCGAAAGATTCCGAAGCCACCGCCGCTATCGATGGAGATGATGCAGGTGGAAACGATGAGGGCGGGCGTGAGACCGCAGTCGCATGAAGCACCAGTATAGCAGGCGATAATATTCTCTTGGCCACCTGGTATTCGATCGCCGGGCATACCGCGCGCGGCATCCTCAGCCGCACCTCCGGCTTCATCGCCGAAGCCGGTTTTACCCATTCGCTTACCCCCGCGCGCAACTGCACCTACGGCTGCACGTATTGCTACGTGCCCACGATGCGCTTCCAGGGCGGGCTCCAAGCGGAAGACTGGAGCCGCTGGGGCCAGCGTACGTCCTTCAAGGAAAACGCGGCGGAGCTTCTCCACCGCGCGCTGCGCCCGGACCAGACCGTCTACTGCTCGCCGCTCACCGACCCCTACCAGCCGGCCGAGGAGCATCGCGCGCTGATGCCGGGCATCCTCGCCGCCGTCTCCGCGCGTCCGCCCCGCGTGTTCGCCATCCAGACCCGATCGCCGCTGATCCTGCGCGACCTCGAACTGCTTGGCGAGGCCGCCCGTCGCACGGCGCTCCGGGTCAGCTTTTCGCTCACCACCGACGACGACGGAGTTCGCCGCCTCTACGAACCGCACTGCGCGCCCATCGAAGAGCGCCTCGCGGCGATTCGCGCGCTGCGCCGCGCCGGCATCGCAGTCCAT
This DNA window, taken from Bryobacteraceae bacterium, encodes the following:
- the lepA gene encoding translation elongation factor 4, which codes for MDPAFIRNFSIIAHIDHGKSTLADRLIESTGALTQREMMAQVLDSMDLERERGITIKAHAVRLEYKARNGNLYQLNLIDTPGHVDFTYEVSRSLQACEGALLVVDASQGVEAQTLANTYLAIKHNLELIPVINKIDLPAAEPERIQEQIESVIGLDASGAILASAKQGIGIEETLEAIVSHVPPPKGDPNAPLRALIFDSWFDPYRGVFILIRVVDGRISIGQKIRLWSNGAVYEVESLGYQTPKRVPVDSLSAGEAGYVTANIKTVSDAQVGDTVTDDRNPASAPLPGFEPIKPMVFAGLYPVESHEHGVLREALEKLRLNDAALSFEPENSVALGFGFRCGFLGLLHLEIVQERLEREFEIDLITTAPGVRYMVTLRGGEVIDVDNPTRFPNPADIEKIEEPIIEATVITREEYIGEILKLLEDKRGEQKKFEYIGTGRVLLTYELPLNEVVLDFYDRLKSASRGYASLDYHLAGYRESPMVKLDVLVAGDPVDALSMIVHREFAYDRGKALIERLRKLIPRQMFEVALQAAIGSKIVARENIPAIRKNVLAKCYGGDITRKRKLLEKQKEGKRRMKRVGRVEIPQEAFLAVLKVGGGGDED
- a CDS encoding PQQ-binding-like beta-propeller repeat protein produces the protein MKLLAMAATTAMLAAAQDWPQHLGPKRNGVYAGPFSEKTDGKRLWKHAAGAGFSSVAVAGGRVIAFHRLNDEEIIEAIDAATGTTQWKHAYHTGYRDDFGFSEGPRATPAVDGGNVYTYGAEGMLTCVRLDTGKRVWQLDARKEFGVRKEFFGAACNPLVHGGSVLMNIGGANGAGIVAIEKLTGKTRWKALSSEAGYASPTLAAIGGADHALFFTRDGLVDADPSTGKIRFEHRWRSRSQASVNAATPLAHGSQVFITASYGTGAALLDIAQGKPKVIWSGDDSLSAHYATPVLHEGHLYGFDGRQEMGQELRCVEWSTGKVKWSVPGLRAGTVTLAGGNLVVLTEGGEAQIAPASPAAYKPVKKFRVAESLVRAYPAFSDGRMFVRTESELAAWNVK
- a CDS encoding 1-(5-phosphoribosyl)-5-[(5-phosphoribosylamino)methylideneamino] imidazole-4-carboxamide isomerase, with amino-acid sequence MIIPCIDLMDGKVVQLVQGRDKALEGGSPDEMLDRFRAFPEIQVIDLDAALGRGSNDRIVEYIASRARCRVGGGVRDVERASKLTDQGAHRVIVGTSAFTSSGIAADFLSRVSQAIGKERLAVALDSKDGRIAVKGWRESVDLTAEQVVSQLEPYCGGVLCTYVDKEGMMQGTDLNWFRRLRENTSLEITAAGGITTIEEIAELQRLRIHAALGMAIYTGRLDLGALARMNADFA
- the hisF gene encoding imidazole glycerol phosphate synthase subunit HisF, whose protein sequence is MLAKRIIPCLDVTAGRVVKGVNFVNLRDAGDPVELAERYNLQSADELVFLDITASSDERKTMVDVVFRTARRVFIPLTVGGGIRTVADGRKIIRAGADKVSVNTAAVHRPELITELSNEFGAQAVVLAIDARRRGGGGWNVFTKGGRVDEGIDAVEWAARGESLGAGEILLTSMDTDGVQDGFDCELTRAVSRATHIPVIASGGAGSPDHFRKVLTEGEADAALAASIFHYGAYTVADLKEYLDKHGIPVRPAVP
- the hisH gene encoding imidazole glycerol phosphate synthase subunit HisH, with the translated sequence MISIFDYGAGNLQSVQNTLAEIGAPYEVIDDAAELRRASRIVLPGVGHFGQMLRSLDAMRVREALIERIHAGVPFLGICLGLQALFAASEEAPGLAGLGLYPETVRRFSADARVPHMGWNEIVPHGASGQASRLLRNLGPRPHLYFAHSYYAPVNTATAATCRYGVDYTAVLERDNVFGVQFHPEKSGPLGLRIVKNFVDL
- the hisB gene encoding imidazoleglycerol-phosphate dehydratase HisB, with the translated sequence MRTARIQRDTRETQIEGSLKIEGRGRYEIATGIRFLDHMLELFAKHGGFDLTLRATGDLDVDQHHTVEDCGIVLGQLFAGALGDRKGINRAGYFVLPMDETLAVVAVDLGGRPALVYKDLVRVRLVGDLQTELCEDFFSGFVAHAGANLHAKILYGRSNHHKIEAIFKCFARAMRYACSKDARLKDQLPSTKGLL
- a CDS encoding HAD-IA family hydrolase; translated protein: MKREMIVFDMDGVLVDVTESYRETICQTVHHFTGRTITRELVQEYKNRGGFNNDWLLSQTIAADLGVPVAYETVVEEFNRLFFGTITDGIPSGLMSRERWLPRTGLMERLAREYQLAIFTGRLRDEANLTLTQFARDIPFHPLIGADDVVRGKPDPEGLEKIRAGHPGTELWYVGDTVDDARSASAAGVPFIGIAGPEVPYRGRLLELFEEQNAVAVIADINEIPTILENR
- the hisC gene encoding histidinol-phosphate transaminase encodes the protein MGDEPAQPTPRPAVVRMAPYSPPSSGRAGKLRLDFNENTVGASPRVIEALRRYLDAGALTVYPEYEEIKPALARFFGVAPEEFILTNGTDEAIQVLVNTYVDDGDDVIVLHPSYAMYRFYSEVAGAAIRELSYREPDLAFPLEELEAAIHTKTRAVLISNPNNPTGTGIGLEAVERILRAAPHAAVLIDEAYFEFSGVTALGLIARYPNLFVSRTFSKVYGMAAMRVGCLFSQAANVAYLHKAQSPYSVNMLAAVAARAAAEDADYVRGYVAEALAAREAIYAGLDGLGIRHYRSQANFVLFHVGPRSIEIRDKLRGRGVLVRDRSYEIAGCVRVTCGTREQAARFLGELEAIL
- the hisD gene encoding histidinol dehydrogenase, with translation MIRIIPASETGKLLTRRAARMTEAEAAVRPILEDVRKRGDKAVVEYARRFDRLEGNALAVDAEAMRKVKLPAALKSALRAASANIRAYARMQMPETKSVTPAPGLKLTQIVRPLDCVAAYIPSGRYPLPSTLMMTVIPARVAGVRTICAASPRPSDAILGTAAFLQLDKLYRIGGAHAVAAFAFGTKMIPRADRIVGPGSIWVAAAKKIIAGETGIDFVAGPTEILIIADKGEAPWIAADMLAQAEHDTDASAFLLTRSKKLATQVAADIERQLETLPTADVARVAINRNSAIVLVDSAAQAVEISNRFAPEHLSLHDRTLLPGIRHAGSVFLGPYSTEAAGDYASGPNHVLPTSGVARLRGGLSAADYVKVISVQQLSPGALSRLTPAVTALARAEGLEAHARSIEIRSPKGRK
- the hisG gene encoding ATP phosphoribosyltransferase, encoding MKLKLGIPKGSLENATVDLFRRAGFSITISSRSYFPGIDDPEIECMLIRAQEMARYVEDGILDAGLTGRDWVMENDAEVQVVADLVYAKQSFGKVRWVLAAPESSNVFSVKDLEGKIIATELVGATKKYLASHGVSAKVEFSWGATEVKPPVLADAIVEVTETGSSLRANKLKIVDTVLESNTQLIANTASWADSWKRRKLEDMKMLLEGAISALGKVGLMLNVEKANLERVLAVLPALKRPTISHLSDDDWLAVNTILEEATVRSIIPRLKEAGAQGIVEYPLNKIVM
- the hisI gene encoding phosphoribosyl-AMP cyclohydrolase; the protein is MDKDMDLDFKKMDGLIAAVVVDHDTARVLMVGFMNEEAWRKTVETGFVTFYSRSRNKLWMKGESSGHRLVVKEIRTDCDRDALVIAAEALGPGVCHEGYESCFFRKWTGTEWADVDERSYDPAAVYGS
- a CDS encoding radical SAM protein, which translates into the protein MATWYSIAGHTARGILSRTSGFIAEAGFTHSLTPARNCTYGCTYCYVPTMRFQGGLQAEDWSRWGQRTSFKENAAELLHRALRPDQTVYCSPLTDPYQPAEEHRALMPGILAAVSARPPRVFAIQTRSPLILRDLELLGEAARRTALRVSFSLTTDDDGVRRLYEPHCAPIEERLAAIRALRRAGIAVHATLAPILPCDPEALAGIAVDACQADIIGDPFHVRAVKRHGATTRPEALRVSERNGQLAWHDPEFQSRIAGRIGAAVAARGYRFATGTEAFRWLAQ